Proteins found in one Planctomycetes bacterium MalM25 genomic segment:
- the valS gene encoding Valine--tRNA ligase has translation MPKTDLKSLPSAYDHQAAQSKWYAFWEQQGYFHADPAPVLAGEKQPYSVVIPPPNVTGALHLGHALNNTLQDILCRRKRMQGFEVLWMPGTDHAGIATQAVVERRLLAEEGKSRHDLATKEKSAREVLVDRIWEWKKQYEERITGQLKQLGASCDWQRQRFTLDEQCATAVRETFFKLFSDGKVYRGKRLVNWDTFLQTAVSDDEVFHEEKKGHFWSFHYPVVNPQPGEPTRVTIATTRPETMLGDTAVAVHPDPAKQLDKVEAELREKLAAANDKERPAIEKQIEALDERRKTHLPTLEKLRDMAARGVMLELPLTDRQIPLIADEWAKPELGSGFVKITPAHDPNDYEVGGRHPEIGAINLMNTDGTLNESVPEKYRGLSMKEARKAVIADLAECGCHDPETDVEDRLIDLAHSDRSKTPIEPYLADQWFVKMDELAQSAMDAVTEGKTKIIPERYGKTYLDWLSEKRDWPVGRQLWWGHRIPVWTQPYSTNGERDSLLQASSKIDAKADSGWTEADSRSGRSESFTSIQAGNGIVYLGIRDQNEDVEQLATSEGYARDEEVLDTWFSSALWPFSTMGWPEETDLLKAFYPTSTLVTSRDIITLWVARMVLMGQYLLDEVPFPEVYIHPKILDGFGETMSKSKGNGVDPLDVIEQFGADALRFGIAYLTTETQDVRMPVEFVCPNCNATIKQTKKNRVLPRIDCPECSEPFRTQWAEKDDDLGLPRGAVTSERFELGRNFCNKLWNASRFALTNLEGYEPREIADSELKTEDRWLLSRLETVTDEASSALDEYRFADAARALYDFAWNEFCSFYVEMTKARFAEEGKDKQVAQAVLAHALDTLLRLLHPMTPFLTEEVWSLLGEVAPVRGLPAPAEAGESVCVAPWPGSETEQGRTDDASRRSDKQIEDQFAKFQAVLGAIREVRQAQKIPPKEPIEFAVKCDAATAELLAPMQPYFTQMARATATALGPDAAAPEVAASKPIAGFDAPIEAHVDIAAFIDVEAEKKRLGKERDQLTKYVGGVKGKLSNEKFVANAPAEVVEGEKKRLAEAEAQLAAIEAALAKL, from the coding sequence ATGCCCAAGACCGATCTCAAGAGCCTCCCCTCCGCCTACGACCACCAGGCGGCCCAGTCGAAGTGGTACGCCTTCTGGGAACAGCAGGGCTACTTCCACGCCGACCCGGCGCCGGTCCTCGCGGGCGAGAAGCAGCCGTACTCGGTCGTCATCCCCCCGCCGAACGTGACTGGGGCTCTGCACCTCGGGCACGCGCTAAACAACACGCTGCAGGATATCCTCTGCCGCCGCAAGCGGATGCAGGGCTTTGAGGTCCTGTGGATGCCCGGTACGGACCACGCGGGGATCGCCACCCAGGCGGTCGTCGAGCGGCGGCTGCTGGCCGAGGAGGGCAAGTCGCGGCACGACTTAGCTACTAAGGAGAAATCAGCGCGTGAGGTCCTGGTTGATCGCATCTGGGAGTGGAAGAAGCAGTACGAGGAGCGGATCACCGGCCAGCTGAAGCAGCTTGGCGCGTCGTGCGACTGGCAGCGGCAGCGTTTCACGCTCGACGAGCAGTGCGCCACGGCCGTACGCGAGACCTTTTTCAAGCTGTTCAGCGACGGCAAGGTCTACCGCGGCAAGCGGCTGGTGAACTGGGACACCTTCCTCCAGACGGCGGTCAGCGACGACGAGGTCTTCCACGAGGAGAAGAAGGGCCACTTCTGGTCGTTTCACTACCCGGTCGTGAACCCCCAGCCGGGCGAGCCGACGCGGGTCACCATCGCCACCACCCGCCCCGAGACGATGCTCGGCGACACGGCGGTCGCGGTGCACCCCGACCCGGCGAAGCAGCTCGACAAGGTCGAGGCCGAGCTGCGCGAGAAGCTGGCCGCCGCCAACGACAAGGAACGGCCGGCGATCGAGAAGCAGATCGAGGCCCTCGACGAACGTCGCAAGACGCACCTGCCGACGCTCGAAAAGCTCCGCGACATGGCGGCCCGCGGCGTGATGCTCGAGCTGCCCCTCACCGACCGGCAGATCCCGCTGATCGCCGACGAGTGGGCGAAACCCGAGCTCGGCTCGGGGTTCGTGAAGATCACTCCGGCGCACGACCCGAATGACTACGAGGTCGGCGGGCGGCACCCTGAGATCGGCGCGATCAACCTCATGAACACCGACGGCACGCTCAACGAGAGCGTGCCGGAGAAGTACCGCGGCCTGTCGATGAAGGAGGCCCGGAAGGCCGTCATCGCCGACTTGGCCGAGTGTGGCTGTCACGACCCGGAGACCGACGTCGAAGACCGGCTGATCGACCTCGCCCACAGCGACCGCAGCAAGACGCCGATCGAGCCGTACCTGGCCGACCAGTGGTTCGTGAAGATGGACGAGCTGGCGCAATCCGCCATGGACGCCGTCACCGAGGGCAAGACGAAGATCATCCCGGAGCGGTACGGCAAGACCTATCTCGATTGGCTAAGCGAGAAGCGTGATTGGCCGGTTGGCCGGCAGTTGTGGTGGGGGCACCGGATTCCGGTGTGGACCCAACCATACTCAACGAATGGAGAAAGGGATTCTTTACTGCAAGCCTCGTCGAAGATCGACGCAAAGGCTGATTCGGGTTGGACTGAGGCTGATTCACGAAGTGGAAGGTCAGAGTCGTTTACATCGATTCAAGCCGGCAACGGGATCGTCTATCTGGGCATCCGAGATCAAAACGAAGATGTCGAGCAACTTGCTACGTCCGAGGGCTACGCCCGCGACGAAGAAGTCCTCGACACCTGGTTCAGCTCCGCCCTCTGGCCCTTCTCGACGATGGGCTGGCCGGAGGAGACCGACCTGCTGAAGGCGTTCTACCCGACGAGCACGCTCGTCACGTCGCGCGACATCATCACGCTGTGGGTCGCCCGGATGGTCCTCATGGGGCAGTACCTGCTCGATGAGGTGCCGTTCCCTGAGGTCTACATCCACCCGAAGATCCTCGACGGCTTCGGCGAGACGATGTCCAAGTCGAAGGGGAACGGCGTCGACCCGCTCGACGTGATCGAGCAGTTCGGCGCCGACGCCCTGCGGTTCGGCATCGCCTACCTCACCACCGAGACGCAAGACGTCCGCATGCCGGTCGAATTCGTCTGCCCGAACTGCAACGCGACCATCAAGCAGACCAAGAAGAACCGCGTGCTGCCGCGGATCGACTGCCCCGAGTGCAGCGAGCCGTTCCGCACCCAGTGGGCGGAGAAGGACGACGACCTCGGGTTGCCCCGCGGCGCCGTGACGAGCGAGCGCTTCGAGCTCGGCCGCAATTTTTGTAACAAGCTGTGGAACGCGTCGCGCTTCGCGCTGACCAACCTGGAGGGCTACGAGCCCCGTGAGATCGCCGACAGTGAGCTGAAGACCGAGGACCGCTGGCTGCTCAGCCGGCTGGAGACGGTCACCGACGAGGCTTCGTCGGCGCTCGATGAGTACCGCTTCGCCGACGCCGCCCGGGCGCTGTACGACTTCGCATGGAACGAGTTCTGCTCGTTCTACGTGGAGATGACCAAGGCGCGGTTTGCGGAGGAGGGTAAGGATAAGCAGGTCGCCCAGGCCGTGCTGGCCCACGCGCTTGACACTCTGCTGCGGCTGCTGCACCCGATGACGCCGTTCCTGACCGAGGAGGTCTGGAGCCTGCTCGGGGAAGTGGCTCCGGTCCGTGGCCTTCCGGCCCCGGCTGAGGCGGGGGAGTCGGTTTGCGTGGCGCCGTGGCCTGGGTCGGAAACCGAACAAGGGCGAACCGACGACGCGAGTCGTCGGAGTGACAAGCAGATTGAGGACCAGTTCGCCAAGTTCCAGGCCGTGCTTGGCGCGATCCGCGAGGTCCGGCAGGCGCAGAAGATCCCGCCGAAGGAGCCGATCGAGTTCGCCGTGAAGTGCGACGCGGCGACGGCCGAGCTGCTCGCGCCGATGCAGCCGTACTTCACGCAGATGGCTCGGGCGACCGCCACGGCGCTCGGCCCCGACGCGGCGGCGCCCGAGGTGGCGGCGAGCAAGCCGATCGCGGGCTTTGACGCCCCGATCGAGGCCCACGTCGACATCGCCGCGTTCATCGACGTCGAGGCGGAGAAGAAGCGGCTCGGCAAGGAGCGGGACCAGCTCACCAAGTACGTGGGCGGGGTGAAGGGCAAGCTGTCGAACGAGAAGTTCGTCGCCAACGCCCCAGCCGAGGTCGTCGAGGGCGAGAAGAAACGCCTCGCCGAGGCTGAGGCGCAGCTCGCCGCGATCGAGGCGGCGTTGGCGAAGCTGTAG
- the ftsK gene encoding DNA translocase FtsK, producing the protein MFEDRSPKFDVVALGLAVGVILVAISLASYQPADAWSPVGEVRNACGVVGARVAHGLLQTLGVGAYYAVGSFGVVAGLLLSRRRIDQPVMRTFGWVLSLVGVSTLGALLLPEWSPGPLVGAGGRVGALTETWLAGNFATLGSLLIASAALLAGVLLASDYFVFRAAAVTAAASGTTLVAAGRISQAASERIGMPKLGRRTDLDVPAAEDDNEYEEDEYEEAEYEEEGGADEADEEGEWEEEDADEDEWEEEEDTEDAEAEADAPAAGIAAAVGGLGKRLASALRVKTPDSPAAEVADDAARVEKIETPEPEAPAEEMSVKNPQTKAEKAKSEREQIMESLEAADHETEFDSDYELPPIDLLLPGEEVSYEQHEKEVRRKAKKLEQTFQNFNLNVKVVEVETGPVISQYEVELEPGLRLSKITGLADDLAIALRAPSVRIVAPIPGKNTVGIEAPNDTRQMVRLREVIEETDGQARRMKIPIFLGKDVAGNPMVVDMAALPHLLIAGRTGTGKSVCLNSIIASILMTRGPDEVRMLMIDPKMVELSGYRKLPHLMHPVVTDMKKAEAILAWAVDKMEERYTMLAKAGVRHVSTYNQLTEQELRERLEAADGAPMDEATWSLVPKQLPFIVIVADEMADLMMTAGKDVEQHIIRLAQKSRAVGIHLILATQKPTVDVITGLIKSNLPARIAFQVASRTDSRVVLDEMGADKLLGNGDMLFLSPGTSMLLRGQGTYLSDDEITQVVDCVGTDDQQFAPELMQLKTKEQQEAEEAGTPPALKNRDDLYEAAVDVVVREGRGSVSLLQRCLGIGYGRAARLIDFMAEDKVVGEYNGSQAREVMISPEEWEAMQSGEAPKEAVPRTQAKLFEESTATEAADAAPWEEGEAAEYDEAEEEELLEEDDPDAELEEDEYEEEAEYEEEEDADEDGEENEADEEGEWEEEDAEEEPEEAEAEGEESDEWVEGEEGEWEYEEVDEEDEGEEAEEGESGWDEEEDPEEEGLAESA; encoded by the coding sequence TTGTTCGAGGATCGCAGCCCAAAATTCGACGTGGTCGCCCTCGGGCTCGCCGTCGGCGTGATCCTGGTGGCGATCTCATTGGCGTCGTACCAGCCCGCCGACGCTTGGTCGCCCGTGGGCGAGGTCCGCAACGCGTGTGGCGTGGTCGGCGCCCGGGTCGCGCACGGGTTGCTGCAGACGCTCGGCGTCGGAGCGTACTACGCGGTCGGGTCGTTCGGCGTGGTCGCGGGGCTGTTGCTCTCGCGGCGGCGGATCGATCAGCCGGTGATGCGGACCTTCGGCTGGGTCCTGTCGCTCGTGGGCGTGTCGACGCTCGGTGCGCTGCTGCTGCCCGAGTGGTCGCCCGGCCCGCTGGTTGGCGCCGGCGGGCGCGTCGGCGCTCTGACGGAGACCTGGCTCGCCGGCAACTTCGCGACGCTCGGCTCGCTGTTGATCGCGTCGGCGGCTCTTCTGGCGGGGGTTCTGCTCGCGTCGGATTACTTCGTCTTCCGCGCCGCCGCGGTGACGGCGGCCGCCTCTGGCACGACGCTGGTCGCCGCCGGGCGGATCAGCCAGGCGGCGAGCGAGCGGATCGGCATGCCCAAGCTCGGCCGCCGAACCGATCTCGATGTCCCCGCCGCCGAGGACGACAACGAGTACGAAGAGGACGAGTACGAGGAAGCGGAGTACGAAGAGGAGGGCGGAGCGGACGAGGCCGACGAAGAGGGCGAGTGGGAAGAGGAAGACGCCGACGAAGACGAATGGGAGGAGGAAGAGGACACCGAGGACGCCGAAGCCGAGGCGGACGCCCCGGCCGCCGGCATCGCCGCCGCGGTGGGCGGCCTCGGCAAACGCCTCGCGTCCGCCCTCCGCGTGAAGACGCCCGACTCGCCCGCGGCCGAGGTCGCGGATGACGCGGCTCGCGTTGAGAAGATCGAAACGCCCGAACCCGAGGCGCCGGCCGAGGAGATGTCGGTCAAGAACCCACAGACCAAGGCGGAGAAGGCGAAGAGCGAGCGCGAGCAGATCATGGAGTCGCTCGAGGCGGCCGACCATGAGACCGAGTTCGACAGCGATTACGAGCTGCCCCCGATCGACCTGCTCCTGCCGGGCGAAGAGGTCAGCTACGAGCAGCACGAGAAGGAGGTCCGCCGGAAGGCGAAGAAGCTGGAGCAGACGTTCCAGAACTTCAACCTGAACGTGAAGGTCGTGGAGGTCGAGACCGGCCCGGTCATCTCGCAGTACGAGGTCGAGCTCGAGCCGGGTCTGCGGCTGTCGAAGATCACGGGCCTGGCGGACGACCTGGCGATCGCGCTGCGGGCGCCGAGCGTGCGGATCGTCGCGCCGATCCCGGGCAAGAACACCGTCGGCATCGAGGCGCCGAACGACACTCGCCAGATGGTCCGCCTCCGCGAGGTGATCGAGGAGACCGACGGCCAGGCCCGCCGGATGAAGATCCCGATCTTCTTGGGCAAGGATGTGGCGGGCAACCCGATGGTCGTCGACATGGCGGCGTTGCCCCACCTGCTGATCGCGGGCCGCACGGGCACGGGTAAATCGGTCTGTCTGAACTCGATCATCGCGTCGATCCTCATGACGCGCGGCCCCGACGAGGTCCGGATGCTGATGATCGACCCGAAGATGGTCGAGCTCTCCGGCTACCGCAAGCTGCCCCACCTGATGCACCCGGTGGTGACCGACATGAAGAAGGCCGAGGCGATCCTCGCCTGGGCCGTGGACAAGATGGAGGAGCGTTACACGATGCTCGCGAAGGCGGGCGTGCGGCATGTCTCCACCTACAACCAGCTGACCGAGCAGGAGTTGCGCGAGCGGCTCGAGGCGGCCGACGGCGCCCCCATGGACGAGGCGACCTGGTCGCTCGTCCCCAAGCAGCTGCCGTTCATCGTCATCGTGGCCGACGAGATGGCCGACCTGATGATGACCGCCGGCAAGGATGTCGAGCAGCACATCATCCGCCTCGCGCAGAAGAGCCGCGCGGTCGGCATCCACCTGATCCTCGCGACCCAGAAGCCGACGGTCGATGTGATCACCGGCCTGATCAAGTCGAACCTTCCAGCGCGGATCGCGTTCCAAGTCGCCAGCCGGACCGACTCGCGCGTCGTCCTCGACGAGATGGGCGCCGACAAGCTGCTGGGCAACGGCGACATGCTCTTCCTTTCGCCCGGCACGAGCATGCTGCTGCGTGGCCAGGGGACGTACCTCTCCGACGACGAGATCACCCAGGTGGTCGATTGCGTCGGGACGGACGACCAGCAGTTCGCCCCCGAGCTGATGCAGCTCAAGACCAAGGAGCAGCAGGAGGCCGAAGAGGCGGGCACCCCGCCGGCGCTCAAGAACCGCGACGACCTGTACGAGGCGGCGGTCGACGTCGTCGTGCGCGAGGGACGCGGCAGCGTGTCGCTGCTCCAGCGCTGCCTCGGTATCGGCTACGGGCGTGCGGCGCGGCTCATCGACTTCATGGCCGAAGACAAGGTCGTCGGCGAGTACAACGGTTCGCAGGCCCGTGAGGTGATGATCAGCCCCGAGGAGTGGGAGGCGATGCAGTCGGGCGAGGCGCCCAAGGAGGCCGTCCCCCGCACGCAGGCGAAGCTCTTCGAAGAGTCGACCGCGACCGAGGCTGCCGACGCCGCCCCTTGGGAAGAGGGCGAGGCCGCCGAGTACGACGAGGCGGAGGAAGAGGAGCTCCTCGAAGAAGACGACCCCGACGCCGAGCTTGAAGAGGACGAGTACGAGGAGGAGGCTGAGTACGAGGAAGAAGAGGACGCCGACGAGGACGGCGAAGAAAACGAAGCCGACGAGGAAGGGGAGTGGGAGGAAGAAGACGCTGAGGAAGAGCCCGAAGAGGCGGAGGCTGAAGGCGAGGAGTCCGACGAGTGGGTGGAAGGCGAGGAGGGCGAGTGGGAGTACGAGGAGGTCGATGAAGAGGACGAAGGGGAAGAGGCCGAGGAGGGCGAATCGGGGTGGGATGAGGAGGAAGATCCGGAAGAAGAGGGGCTCGCCGAGTCCGCCTAG
- the leuA_1 gene encoding 2-isopropylmalate synthase, whose product MNKIELYDTTLRDGAQGEGVNFSLEDKLLIARRLDEMGFDFIEGGFPGSNPKDAEFFQRLAKEPLKSAKACAFGMTRRKGVKAADDPGLISLVESQAPVITVVGKTSDFHVAEVLRVSEQENLDMIAETVAHFVSLGREVIYDCEHFFDGWKSNPEYAAKTIQAAAQAGAMRIVMCDTNGGSLPEEIADLTRQAAAAVDVPLGIHTHNDSDLAVANTLASVDAGATHVQGTINGLGERCGNADLISVAANLALKKKGYEILDPDQVRHLAELSGYVYEIGNLLRRNNQPFVGPSAFAHKGGMHVAAVNRVAHSYEHIPPESVGNERRVLVSELSGRSNIIATTTKMGLAEDKELMARVLEEVVNRENAGYQYEAAEASFALLVKRLAGTYTPHFELVKYHVDTESRGGEPLTEATVKLLMHSAGGDDSSEHHVAEGDGPINALDGALRKALVDRFPSLGQMSLVDYKVRVINSEAATAASVRVVIESRDESDGETWGTVGVNENVIQASWEALVDSIEYKLCKDEGA is encoded by the coding sequence ATGAACAAGATCGAACTCTACGACACGACCCTCCGCGACGGCGCCCAGGGCGAGGGCGTCAACTTCTCGCTCGAGGACAAGCTGCTGATCGCCCGCCGGCTTGACGAGATGGGCTTCGACTTCATCGAAGGGGGCTTCCCCGGCTCGAACCCGAAGGACGCCGAGTTCTTCCAACGCCTCGCCAAGGAGCCGCTCAAGAGCGCCAAGGCGTGCGCGTTCGGCATGACGCGCCGCAAGGGCGTGAAGGCGGCTGACGACCCGGGACTGATCTCGCTGGTCGAGAGCCAGGCGCCGGTCATCACCGTCGTCGGCAAGACGAGCGACTTCCACGTCGCCGAGGTGCTGCGGGTCTCTGAGCAGGAGAACCTCGACATGATCGCCGAGACCGTCGCGCACTTCGTGTCGCTCGGCCGCGAGGTGATCTACGACTGCGAGCACTTCTTCGACGGCTGGAAATCGAACCCGGAGTACGCCGCCAAGACGATCCAGGCCGCCGCCCAGGCGGGGGCCATGCGGATCGTCATGTGCGACACCAACGGCGGAAGCCTCCCCGAGGAGATCGCCGACCTCACGCGCCAGGCCGCCGCGGCGGTCGACGTCCCCCTGGGCATCCACACGCACAACGACAGCGACCTCGCCGTGGCGAACACGCTCGCCTCGGTCGATGCGGGCGCGACGCACGTGCAGGGGACGATCAACGGCCTCGGCGAGCGCTGCGGCAACGCCGACCTGATCTCGGTCGCCGCGAACCTCGCTCTCAAGAAGAAAGGCTACGAGATCCTCGACCCCGATCAGGTCCGCCACCTCGCCGAGCTGTCGGGCTACGTCTACGAGATCGGCAACCTGCTGCGGCGGAACAACCAGCCGTTCGTCGGCCCGAGCGCGTTCGCTCACAAAGGGGGCATGCACGTGGCGGCCGTGAACCGGGTAGCGCACAGCTACGAGCACATCCCGCCCGAGAGCGTCGGCAACGAACGCCGGGTGCTGGTCAGCGAGCTGTCGGGCCGGTCGAACATCATCGCCACCACGACCAAGATGGGCCTCGCCGAGGACAAGGAGCTGATGGCCCGCGTGCTGGAAGAGGTCGTCAACCGCGAGAACGCCGGCTACCAGTACGAGGCGGCCGAGGCCTCGTTCGCCCTCCTGGTGAAACGCCTCGCCGGCACATACACGCCGCACTTCGAGCTGGTGAAGTACCACGTCGACACCGAGAGCCGCGGCGGCGAGCCGCTCACTGAAGCGACCGTCAAGCTGCTCATGCACAGCGCTGGGGGCGACGACTCGAGCGAGCACCATGTCGCCGAGGGGGACGGCCCGATCAACGCCCTCGACGGCGCTCTCCGCAAGGCGCTGGTGGACCGCTTCCCGTCGCTCGGCCAGATGTCGCTGGTCGACTACAAGGTGCGGGTCATCAACAGCGAGGCCGCCACCGCCGCCAGTGTGCGGGTCGTCATCGAGTCGCGCGACGAATCGGACGGCGAGACCTGGGGCACCGTCGGCGTGAACGAGAACGTCATCCAGGCCAGCTGGGAGGCGCTCGTCGACTCGATCGAGTACAAGCTCTGCAAGGACGAGGGCGCCTGA
- the truB gene encoding tRNA pseudouridine synthase B encodes MVNPFGLLNVNKPAGVTSRDAVNRVQWLLRQIAKRDGVKPAKVGHAGTLDPIATGVLVLCVGQATKLIEHVQRKPKRYRGAFLLGRRSPSDDIELEAELLPDAPRPTREQIEAALPAFTGPIEQVPPAYSAIKIGGVKAYDLARAGEAPEMKPRTVVIHELAVVSYDFPELVLDIRCGGGTYIRALGRDLAESLGTGAVMSALERTEIGAFRVEEGVDTQALDEESLLTTLLPAGLAVGGLARFDVTDEEVEELRNGRFLTRADAPAGDELAVFDPTGHLVALMKPRGGGRFQPTRLFVPAAQ; translated from the coding sequence GTGGTGAATCCTTTCGGACTCCTAAACGTCAACAAGCCCGCCGGCGTGACCTCGCGTGACGCGGTCAATCGCGTGCAGTGGCTGCTCCGCCAGATCGCCAAACGCGACGGCGTGAAGCCCGCCAAGGTCGGCCACGCAGGCACGCTCGACCCGATCGCCACCGGCGTGCTGGTGCTGTGCGTCGGGCAGGCGACCAAGCTCATCGAGCACGTGCAGAGGAAACCGAAGCGGTACCGCGGCGCGTTCCTCCTCGGACGTCGCAGCCCGAGCGATGACATCGAGCTGGAGGCCGAACTGCTGCCCGACGCGCCACGGCCGACACGCGAGCAGATCGAAGCCGCCCTGCCGGCGTTCACCGGACCGATCGAGCAGGTCCCGCCCGCCTACTCGGCGATCAAGATTGGCGGCGTCAAGGCGTACGACTTGGCCCGCGCGGGCGAAGCGCCCGAGATGAAACCCCGTACGGTGGTGATCCACGAGTTGGCGGTCGTGTCGTACGACTTCCCCGAGCTCGTCCTCGACATCCGCTGCGGCGGCGGCACCTACATCCGCGCCCTCGGCCGCGACCTCGCCGAGTCGCTCGGCACGGGGGCGGTGATGTCGGCGTTGGAGCGGACGGAGATCGGAGCGTTCCGCGTCGAGGAGGGGGTCGACACGCAGGCGCTCGACGAGGAGTCGCTCCTCACGACGCTGCTCCCCGCCGGCTTGGCGGTCGGCGGCCTGGCCCGTTTCGACGTGACCGACGAGGAGGTCGAGGAACTCCGCAACGGCCGCTTCCTGACCCGAGCCGACGCCCCCGCGGGCGACGAGCTGGCCGTCTTCGATCCGACGGGCCACTTGGTCGCGCTGATGAAGCCGCGCGGCGGGGGGCGTTTTCAGCCGACGCGACTCTTCGTGCCGGCGGCGCAGTGA
- a CDS encoding putative voltage-gated ClC-type chloride channel ClcB, giving the protein MMHTTTAREFMTTRLTTLHPEMEVHEAIRLLLKHQISGAPVVGPQGEYLGVFSERCSMQVLLDAAYEQLPTSHVGAFMDHEAMTIEPETQLLSIAQAFLLTNYRRLPVIDEEDKLVGLVSRRDVLRAAVDCLESSPPVREKSLLYLSALMSRDEAPMA; this is encoded by the coding sequence ATGATGCATACCACCACCGCCCGCGAGTTCATGACGACGCGGCTGACCACCCTCCACCCGGAGATGGAAGTCCACGAGGCGATCCGCCTGCTGCTCAAACATCAGATCTCGGGCGCCCCTGTGGTTGGTCCACAGGGCGAGTACCTGGGCGTCTTCTCCGAGCGGTGCAGCATGCAGGTGCTGCTCGACGCGGCCTACGAGCAGCTCCCCACGAGCCACGTCGGCGCCTTCATGGATCACGAGGCGATGACCATCGAGCCGGAGACGCAGCTCCTCTCGATCGCTCAGGCGTTCCTGCTGACCAACTACCGTCGGCTGCCCGTCATCGACGAAGAGGACAAGCTGGTCGGTTTGGTAAGCCGTCGCGACGTGCTTCGGGCGGCCGTGGATTGCCTAGAGTCGAGCCCCCCCGTCCGTGAGAAGTCGCTGCTCTACCTCAGCGCCCTCATGTCGAGGGACGAAGCCCCAATGGCTTGA
- a CDS encoding Acetyltransferase (GNAT) family protein, with the protein MPFQVVDQLTESQTVELTRLYQGEWWTQGRPLDEVHDMLAASDVVIGLVDDDQHLVGFCRVLTDFVFRGTLYDVIVDPDYRGQGLGRQLLDAVAEHPRLARLEKLYLACKPEMAGFYAAANYQPVGEALVWMSRRQRTL; encoded by the coding sequence ATGCCGTTCCAAGTCGTCGATCAACTCACCGAATCGCAGACCGTCGAGCTCACGCGGCTCTACCAAGGGGAGTGGTGGACCCAGGGCCGCCCCCTCGACGAGGTCCACGACATGCTCGCCGCTTCGGACGTGGTGATCGGCCTCGTCGATGACGACCAGCACCTCGTCGGCTTCTGCCGCGTGCTGACCGACTTCGTCTTCCGTGGCACGCTCTACGACGTGATCGTCGATCCCGACTACCGCGGCCAAGGCCTCGGCCGCCAGCTGCTGGACGCCGTCGCCGAGCACCCCCGGCTGGCGCGGCTCGAGAAGCTCTACCTCGCCTGCAAGCCCGAGATGGCCGGCTTCTACGCCGCCGCCAATTACCAACCCGTCGGCGAAGCACTCGTTTGGATGTCTCGGCGTCAACGCACGCTCTAG
- the sigX gene encoding RNA polymerase sigma factor SigX, producing the protein MPPDEADNATDQRRLAELARAARSGDRAATAELLRALQDPIYRFALAQLADPDAAAEATQETGLRLLRAIGRFEGRSRVTTWALGVALNVCREQRRKRTTQSDPERIEATPDRAPSTEAVLGLGEDQQRLHDALDALAPRQREAITLRYLQQLSLAETAQAMGCSPGAVKATVWQALRRLRTTFSGEEIGS; encoded by the coding sequence TTGCCGCCGGACGAGGCCGACAACGCGACCGACCAACGCCGGCTCGCCGAGCTGGCCCGGGCGGCGCGCAGCGGCGACCGAGCGGCGACGGCCGAACTGCTGCGGGCGTTGCAGGACCCGATCTACCGCTTCGCCCTTGCGCAACTGGCCGACCCCGACGCCGCCGCCGAGGCGACCCAGGAGACCGGGCTGCGACTGCTGCGGGCGATCGGCCGGTTCGAGGGCCGCAGCCGGGTGACCACCTGGGCGCTCGGCGTGGCGCTGAATGTCTGCCGCGAACAGCGTCGGAAGCGAACCACCCAGAGCGACCCCGAGCGGATCGAAGCGACCCCCGACCGCGCTCCTTCGACTGAAGCCGTGCTCGGGCTCGGCGAAGACCAACAACGACTCCACGACGCCCTCGACGCGCTCGCCCCGCGGCAACGCGAGGCGATCACGCTGCGGTACCTCCAACAACTCAGCCTCGCCGAGACGGCCCAAGCGATGGGCTGCTCGCCCGGCGCCGTGAAGGCGACCGTGTGGCAGGCCCTGCGGCGGCTGCGAACCACCTTCTCCGGCGAGGAGATCGGATCATGA